Part of the Lolium rigidum isolate FL_2022 chromosome 6, APGP_CSIRO_Lrig_0.1, whole genome shotgun sequence genome, GGCATTGCTCTCATCAGCATCGATTTCAGGTGACGGTTGAGGTAAGCTCCTCATGAATCGACAAGGTCAAGCAGAGCCTTGGTCACCTCCTTGATGAGGTCGGCGTGGCGCATCTCCACCTTTATCTGCATCACCCTCTGCTTCTTGATCTTCTCATCCATGGCACGCGCCTTGCCGTCGTCCATCTTCCCGAACTCCCTCTTGCACATGCCTGGGTGCGCCGCCTCCAGCCCCTTCACCTCCTCCGCTAGGTGCGGGTACAGCTCACACATCTCCTGGAACCCCTTGGGCTCATGACCGTTCACCGCATTCGCAGCAGCATCAACAACAGGGAAGGTCTTGTCAGTGCTTGTCCAGACGAGCTTGGAGAGCTCCAGGACCCGGCGGTCATGCTCCTTGCTCGGGAGCTGGCCCCTCTTGCTGAGTATGAGGTAGCGGGTCCTGAGGCTTTTGACCTTGTTCTGGAGCTCCTTGCTGCCATAGGCAGATTTGTCGAGCTTCCCAGCAAGGACGTCGACGAGCGCTTCAGGCTGCGGGAGCGTGCCGTGCTGCTTTTGGTGAGCGGCGAGGGCCTCGAGGATACGGACGTCGTCGTTGGTGGACCACATGCGCTCGAATGGGCCTTTCTTCTTGGTCCCGGCCGCCGCCCGGGGCTTCGGGACCTCCGCCACCTTCTTTGGGGCAGGCTCCGGCGGCGACtgcggcgcctcctcctcctcctcctcctcctcgtcgccggaaGTGTCGGAGTCATCCTGCGGGGGCTGCTTCTTGGGAGCGGAGGGAGGGGCCGCGCGGgtgggctcctcctcctcctcttcctcatcgtcatcctcctcctcctcttcgtcgctgccggaaGCGTTTGAGTCCACTTTCTTTTGCGGCGGCGGAGGCTGGTTCTTGGGGACCGCGGGAGCCGCGGGggcgggctcctcctcctcctcctcctcctcctcatcctcttcgtcagaCGACTCCGACTCATCGCCCTTGTGTGCCGGCGCAGGCGTGTTGTTGAGGACGGGAGTGGCGGCAGGGATAGGGGACTCGGCgagggcctcttcgtcctccgaaTCCTCGGAGCGCGAGCGCGACTGGGTCTCTTCATCAGATGAATCagccggcggaggcggaggtggcggcggggccgCCTTCTTGGCGGCGCGCTTCGGGACCATCGCCGGAAGCTAGGGTTGAATGCTGGGGAGAAGAGGGTTGGTGgttgtcggcggcggcggaggactcGGGGGTTTCTTTTTCTGCCGCAGAGAGTGGGGTTCTCTTATTTgggggaagaaaagaaaagaatagCATCAGCGCCTCCAGTCTCCCTCCCTTCACCTGGGTTCGTAGCTTGATTCTTTCTacgtgggctgggctgggctgggccgaCGTGGGCTGGTAGTCTACCTCGCTACCCAGTACCGACTCGCTCCACATTTTGCTCCAAGAGCTCTTGAATCAGCCTTTAGAGGTTTTGCACAAAGGAAAAGCACACAACTACACAAGTACTGTACTGTCAAGGCTGTCGTTTTTTTAACAAGAACGGCCCCGAAAGGCTTGGAAGCATCCATTAATAACGGTGGGTACAGAAATTACAACAATACCCTTTTGCATCTCTAGCCCTAGAAAATCTGTAATTTGAAGAAAAGGCATTGAACTTTGCAGAAAGGGCCCtagcaaaaaaatagaaaaaagcaaTCAGGTGCTTGGTCTCCTTCTCCACTGGTCACCGGCAACCTCGAGGCGTAGGACGCTGAGGTCAGAGAGGAAGTAGCTCGGGGCGCTCTCCATTCTGACGAAGATCTACCAGCACCGGCCGTGACAACACCATCGGGGATGAACCACTTGGGGGCGTAGCAACAGCGAGCTCCAGCGTTGTGTAGCAGAGGGCCTCTAGAGGAGGTAGAGCTCTCCGCTAACCTCTGACCCACCGGAAACCTCGAGTTCTACTTCTTCCGAGGCCATCTGATGGTATGGCAGAGCCGATATGAGCTACAAACTAATTTCCTCAACTCTACTCGTTCGAGAAGATCTAAAGACATggagaaaagaagaacaaaataCATAAGTAAATGCCCAAGATCTAGCGGTCATGGTGACGAACGCGAAGAACACTAGGGGAAAAAAGACACTGAGATGGTCTGTACTAACCACAAATTGGCAGCGAAGGTTCTCCTCGGTAGCGGAGCGGCAGCCTCCGGAGAGAATGGGCTCGGAGGAGAACGGCGGCGGAGAAGTGCGCACGGTGGTTCGCAGAGGGCTTCGAAGCGATGAAGACGAGAGTGAGGAAGGAAATGGAGAAGGGTGCGAACCGTCGCCCCTTAAATAGGGAGAGGTGGTTCGTGGGCCGAGAACCGCTCCGCCCACGTCGCTTCGGTGGCCTAGCAGCCACGTGGAGCAAGGGTACACGCGCCACTTAAGAAGCCACATGAAGGGTTACACAGATCGCATGCGGCGCCATAACTGCTCGCGGGAAACAAGGGATTTGACCCTCGCTGACCGCTACAGCGTCAGACACAGtgtgcatgtctctgacaggc contains:
- the LOC124666572 gene encoding nucleolar and coiled-body phosphoprotein 1-like, giving the protein MVPKRAAKKAAPPPPPPPPADSSDEETQSRSRSEDSEDEEALAESPIPAATPVLNNTPAPAHKGDESESSDEEDEEEEEEEEEPAPAAPAVPKNQPPPPQKKVDSNASGSDEEEEEDDDEEEEEEEPTRAAPPSAPKKQPPQDDSDTSGDEEEEEEEEAPQSPPEPAPKKVAEVPKPRAAAGTKKKGPFERMWSTNDDVRILEALAAHQKQHGTLPQPEALVDVLAGKLDKSAYGSKELQNKVKSLRTRYLILSKRGQLPSKEHDRRVLELSKLVWTSTDKTFPVVDAAANAVNGHEPKGFQEMCELYPHLAEEVKGLEAAHPGMCKREFGKMDDGKARAMDEKIKKQRVMQIKVEMRHADLIKEVTKALLDLVDS